In Trichlorobacter lovleyi, the DNA window ATCATTTCTACCACATTCGATTGTGCATCGAAAAAAGAAAGGATTTCAGGTCCCTTTTGGCACTTGGATTCGTGGGGAGTGGCAAGATCGAGTAAGTGCTGTTCTTTTCGAAGCCAATTCTCCCTACTCTACGATAATAAATATCAATGCAGTCAAAAAACTTTGGGATGGTCATCTGCGTGGCGCTTACGATAACAGTAGAAAGTTGTATGCGCTGTTTATATTAGCAATCTGGTGGAAGCAACAGTGAAAGATATAGTTTCTGATAAAAAAGAAGTTGTTTTTTTTGGCGTGGGAATTAATCCATGGACAATGAATAAGACGGTGGATTTTATTGAACATGGGATTGATAATAATAAATTTATTCAACATGTCGTTGTAAATGTTGCGAAAATTGTCAACGCGCAGTGTGATCCTGAACTAAAATCTTCGATTGAAGCTTGCAATATAGTGAACGTTGACGGCATGGGAGTGGTCTGGGGGGCACGTTTTATTGGCTTAAAAGTGCCTGAACGAGTTGCTGGTGTGGACCTTTTCTGTCGCCTGATTGAACTGTCTCAGTATAAAGCCTATCCAGTATTCCTGCTTGGAGCAACTCAGGAGGTTATTGAAAAAACGGTTGTCAATCTGAAAATGCAATTTCCTGGCTTAAATATTGCCGGTTGCCATCACGGCTATTTTTGGGGCTACGAAGAAAATGTGGTTGGTATTATTAAGAATTCAGGAGCTAAGCTGCTTTTTGTAGCTATAACGTCCCCCAAAAAAGAAAATTTCATCAATCGATGGCGAGACCACCTCGGTGTTAACTTTGTTATGGGAGTTGGCGGTACGTTTGATGTGGTGGCAGGGAAGATCAAACGTGCCCCACTTTGGATGCAGAAAGCTGGCTTGGAATGGTTTTATCGGGTAATTCAGGAGCCAAATCGTATGTGGAAACGCTATCTATTAACAAACACCAAATTTCTTTTTATGCTGTTACATGAAAAATTTGTAAAATGGCCGAAGATGCACCCTAGAAAATGACCCACTGTCAGGTGAATACTATCTCAGAACAGTCAGCAGATGAGGAGTTATTCCGCCCTCATAGCCCTATGCTTGTTCTCCGCCGGTTTGCCAACGTACATACTCTGTGGTATGTTAAGTTTCATTAAGCCCCCTGTGTACTGATTTTACAGATAGGAACCTATTCTATGCTTCGTCAGCAAGCCCGGCTGATTACTGCCCTTTCAATTGCGCTGGATCAGTTTAGTCTGTTGGTGGCATTTACCTGTGCCTATATTACCCGAAAAGGGTGGACAGGCTTTGAAGTCTATAATGACCGGTTATGGTTACTGTTGGTGATATTGCCCTGCTGGTACCTATTGTATCAGCAGGCGGGTATTTATAACTCGCTACGTACCGTATCGTTTTGGGGGTTGGTCGGTAAACTTGTTAAGGCTCATCTGTGGGGTGGGCTCTTTGTTGCCAGCGTATTGTACCTGACAAAAACTTCTGAGTTCAGCCGCGCAGTACTATTGCTCTTCCTGTTGTATTCAACGCTATTCTCACTGCTTACTAAGTTGTCTGTTTCGTGGATACTCCGTTTTTTCCGACGTAAAGGCCAAAACGTGCGTTACCTGTTGGTAATTGGTACAGGCGACGTTGCCAGACAATTTGTTGATTTGCTGGCTGCACATGAAGACTGGGGGCTTTGTATAGTGGGACTGATTAAGGTTGCCGGTGAGGATGATCAGTCAGCAGCCATGCAGGGATATACTATCATCGGAGGCTTGGATCAGGTGCCGGCAATCTGCAAGCAACAACCGGTGGATGAGGTAATCTTTTGTGTTCCCCGCCGGGTAGTGGTAGATGTTGATGGATTTTTGCTTGGCCTTGGTGAATTGGGGATTACCGTCAGGATGGTTATTTCTGCCGGGTTTGGCTTTAATGCTCAGCGTGAAATTGGTTTGTTTCACAATGCCTTGCCAATTTTGACATTTCATGCCTATGCCTTTGATGTGGCGCAGTTGTTTGCCAAGCGTTGCCTGGATATTATCGGGGCTGTTGTCGGTTTGGGGATAACAGCCTGTTTTTTTCCTTTTGTGGCCTTGGCAATTCGACTTGAATCATCGGGGCCGCTTTTTTTTGGCCAGGAACGGGTTGGACGTCATGGACGGATTTTCCGTTGCTGGAAATTTCGCAGCATGTTTATTGATGCTGAGGAGCGTAAGCAGGATCTGATGGCACAAAATGAAATGAACGGCGCCATGTTCAAGATTAAGGATGATCCTCGTGTTACCAAAGTAGGTAAATTTATCCGCAAGACAAGCATTGACGAGTTGCCCCAATTCTGGAATGTGTTGTGCGGCGAGATGAGTCTGGTCGGTACACGTCCGCCAACCCCTGCTGAGGTTGCAACCTACGAAAATTGGCATCGTAAAAGAATTTGTATCAAACCCGGTATTACTGGATTATGGCAGGTGTCGGGACGGAACCAGATTACAGACTTTGATGAGGTGGTACGCCTGGATATCCAGTATATTGACAACTGGAATATCTGGGTTGATGTCAGGATTCTTCTTAGGACGATCTGGGTGGTGCTGGCGGGGAGCGGAGCGAGGTAGATTAAAGGCAATTTTGAATTCTGAATGCTGGATTTTGAATGCTGGATTAAAAACATGATTGA includes these proteins:
- a CDS encoding WecB/TagA/CpsF family glycosyltransferase, yielding MKDIVSDKKEVVFFGVGINPWTMNKTVDFIEHGIDNNKFIQHVVVNVAKIVNAQCDPELKSSIEACNIVNVDGMGVVWGARFIGLKVPERVAGVDLFCRLIELSQYKAYPVFLLGATQEVIEKTVVNLKMQFPGLNIAGCHHGYFWGYEENVVGIIKNSGAKLLFVAITSPKKENFINRWRDHLGVNFVMGVGGTFDVVAGKIKRAPLWMQKAGLEWFYRVIQEPNRMWKRYLLTNTKFLFMLLHEKFVKWPKMHPRK
- a CDS encoding sugar transferase, with the protein product MLRQQARLITALSIALDQFSLLVAFTCAYITRKGWTGFEVYNDRLWLLLVILPCWYLLYQQAGIYNSLRTVSFWGLVGKLVKAHLWGGLFVASVLYLTKTSEFSRAVLLLFLLYSTLFSLLTKLSVSWILRFFRRKGQNVRYLLVIGTGDVARQFVDLLAAHEDWGLCIVGLIKVAGEDDQSAAMQGYTIIGGLDQVPAICKQQPVDEVIFCVPRRVVVDVDGFLLGLGELGITVRMVISAGFGFNAQREIGLFHNALPILTFHAYAFDVAQLFAKRCLDIIGAVVGLGITACFFPFVALAIRLESSGPLFFGQERVGRHGRIFRCWKFRSMFIDAEERKQDLMAQNEMNGAMFKIKDDPRVTKVGKFIRKTSIDELPQFWNVLCGEMSLVGTRPPTPAEVATYENWHRKRICIKPGITGLWQVSGRNQITDFDEVVRLDIQYIDNWNIWVDVRILLRTIWVVLAGSGAR